In one Coccinella septempunctata chromosome 6, icCocSept1.1, whole genome shotgun sequence genomic region, the following are encoded:
- the LOC123315485 gene encoding immediate early response 3-interacting protein 1, which produces MAFTLWTLFEASLLVLNAICILHEERFLVKIGWSSKSPGVHGFGERPGAKAQILNLIHSIRTVARIPLILLNILTILFKLILG; this is translated from the exons ATGGCATTCACTCTATGGACCCTTTTTGAGGCATCATTACTTGTTCTAAATGCTATTTGTATATTACACGAAGAACGATTTCTGGTGAAAA TTGGATGGAGTTCTAAGAGCCCCGGAGTGCACGGATTTGGAGAAAGACCTGGTGCCAAGGCCCAAATATTGAATTTAATACATTCCATAAGAACCGTTGCTAGAA TTCCGCTGATTCTACTGAACATACTGACAATACTGTTCAAATTGATATTAGGGTAa